The DNA region TCACAGCGCCCTCTCCACGGTCTCTTCGTTCTGTGCTGGCGCGCCGTCCGCGCCGCCCTCGGGATCGTCGCCGGAGTCGGTGAAGCGGTCCGCCTGGAGCCTGAACAGGTGGGCGTAGCGGCCCTCGGCGGCCAGCAGTTCCTCGTGGCTGCCGTGCTCGGTGACCTTGCCGTTCTCCAGCACGACGATCAGGTCGGCCTGCCGGACGGTGGAGAACCGGTGCGAGATCAGCAGCGTCGTGGCGCCGCGGGCGATGTCGGTGAACTCCTTGAAGAACCCGGCCTCGGCGCGGACGTCCAGGCTCGCGGTCGGCTCGTCCAGCACCAGCACCGGCGATCCGTGGCGCAGCGCGAACAGGGCGCGGGCCAGCGCGATCCGCTGCCACTGGCCGCCGGACAGGTCCGCGCCGCCGTCCAGGTGGCGGGCCAGCGGGGTGTCCATGCCGCGCGGCAGGCCGTCGAGCACCTCGTCGAGGCCGACCGCCTCGATGACCGCACGCACGCCCTCGCGGTCGTCGACGTGGGCCACCGACCCGAAGGCGACGTTGTCGGCGGCGGACACCTCGTATCGGGCGAAGTCCTGGAAGATCACCCCGAGTTTGGCCCGCCACGCCTCGACCGGATACGTGCGGATGTCGACACCGTCGAGCAGGATCGCGCCGGAGGTCGGCTCGTGGAGCCGGGCGAGCAGCTTCACCAGCGTCGTCTTGCCCGCGCCGTTCACCCCGACCAGGGCCGTGCACCGGCCGATCGGCAGGGTGAGGTCCAGCTCGTCGAGGATCATCCGCTGCTGGCCCGGGTAGTGGAAGCTGACCTTGTCGAAGCGGATGGTCCCCGTCGGCTCCGGCACCTCGGTGTCGGCGCCGTCCTGCGCGGCTCCGCGGGAGTCCTCCACGGTCCGCGCAGCGTCCGGCTCGCCGCCGGCCATACCGGAGAAGAAGCGGCGCACCGCGTCGTAGGCGTGCATGCCGACCGCGGTCGGCAGGTCGGACTCGCGGTAGAACTCGCCGAGGCTCAGCGCGCTGAGCGCGGCGGTGATCACCATGACGAAGTCGGTGAGGGTGAGGTCCGAGCCGCTGTCGGCGGCGGCGTGGCCGACGAGCGCCATCACCGACGCGGTGACGGCCATGCCCCAGGCGGTGAACCACACGAACGGCCACAGGTAGATGCGCCTGCGGGCCGCCCACAGCGGTTCCAGCCACTCCAGATAGTTCCGCCGCCACAGCTCGCGGAGCCAGTCGATCAGGCCGAAGACCCTGATCTCCTTGGCGGCTTCGGCGTCGATGGTCAGCGCCCTCAGGTAGTCGTTCTTCAGCTCGGCGCCGTCGAGTTGGAAGCGGACGTCGGCGTACTTGCGCAGGCCGCCGCGCAGGCCGTAACGGAAGAGCATCACCGCGACGACGAGCCCGGCCGCGGCCAGCCAGGAGAACACCGCACCGACCACGCCCGCGTACCCGGCGAGCTGGGTGTAGCGGCCGAGGAGCGCGAGCTGTCCCGCGCACGCCTGGCCGGGGCTCTGCACCCAGGTCTCCAGCTCGCGGGCCGCGGTGCGCAGGTCCTCGATGACCCGCGGGTCCTCCAGCGGCCCGACGCCGGTGGTGCTGGTCGCCGCGGCCATCACGTCGTCGATCACCCGGCCGTCGACCTGCCGGGCGACCAGTTCGCCGACCGACTCGCGGACCGGCGCGACGATCTGCTGGCCGATGAAGGCCCCCGCGGCGACGAAGAAGGCGTGCAGCAGCGAGTCCCAGGCGTGCGAACCCAGTCCCCCGTCGACGGCGGCGGGTACCCGGCCGAGCACCACGGCCGCGGCGACGACGAACACCACGGGCAGCGCGCCCAGCAGGACGTTCACGAACACGTCGAGGGCGATCAGCGGGGCGCCGGCGCGCCGGGTGAGCACGGTGATGTCGACGCGTGCCAGGGCCAGTTGGGCCTGGCACGCTGCGTTCCTCGCGGGGCGTCACCGCACACGTCCTTCGGGCCCGCGCCCACGGTCGCGGTCCGGGCGGCGGCCGGGGTCGCGGTACGGGGCGGCTCCGCCGCGTTCCAGATCGTGTGTCATCGGTCCTCCGTGCCTCCGCATCACCGTCATGGTCACTGCACCACCGCGTCGTCGCAGGGTCGTTCGGGTTCGCGGAGCCGGCCGTGGCGGCGGCCGGACCGCTTGCGTTGCTGCATCGACGAACCGCGGTCCGCCGGATGGACACCGGACGGTCAGATGCGGAGCACAACCTTCCCGGTGTAGACGCCGTTGAGCAGGTTCACCGCGGCCGTGACGCCGTTCTCCAGCCCGTCGACGATGGTCTCGGCGACGACCACCTCGCCGGAGCGGACCCAGCGGGGGAACTGCTCATCGAACTCCGGGAACAGGTCGGTGTGGTCGAACGTGTAGAAGCCGAGCAGGCTCAGCCGCTTGCCGATCACGGCCAGGATGTTGGCGGGTCCCCGCGGCACGCCGGTCCTGATCTCCTGCATGCCGCCGCCCATGACGATCCGGCCGTGCGGCTTCAGCGCGTCGATGGCCGCCTCCAGGTGGGAGCCGCCGACGTTGTCGAAGTACACGTCGAGGCCGTCCAGGTGCTGTCGGATGCCGTCGTGGTAGTCGAACGCCACGTCGAAGCCGAGCGTGTCGCGCAGATAGGCGGCCTTCTCGGGTGTGCCCGCCGAGCCGATCACCCGGGTGGCGCCGCGCAGCCGGGCGATCTGCCCGGCCATGGTGCCCACTCCCCCGGCCGCGCTCGACACCCAGAAGGTGTCGCCCTGCTGGATCTGCGCGACGTGCGTACCGACGTACGCGGTCAGCCCGAAGCACAGGTGGTGGGTCAGCGAGGGGTAGCGGTCGGGGTCGACGCGGCGGAACTCCGCGGCCGCTTCGACCGCGTAGTCGCGGAAGCCGAAGCGGTGCCACACGATGTCGCCGACGTCCAGACCGTCGTCCGCCGTCTCGACGACCTCGCCGATCGCGTCGCACCACATCGGCTCGCCCGGCTGGTAGTCGGGGATGTCGACCTTGCTGAGGTCGTTCATCCGCAGCAGCAGACCGGGGTCGATGGACATGAACAGGTTGCGCACGACGACCTGGCCGGGGCGCGGGGCCGGCACCGGCACCTCGACCATCTTCGTGTCGCCCGGCGCGGGCAGCTTCCCGGTCGGGCGCGACACCAGGTGCACTTCACGACTACGTCTCACGGCAACGTCTCCTTCGCGGCGGTGCGTTCTACGCGGTGCGCTGTTCGCGGTGCGTCATGCGTCCTGCGTGGTACGTGTCTGCCTGCTGCGGCGGGCCTCAGGCGCCGCTGGGCACCGGCACCTCGACGGGCTCGGGAGCGCCGCCGGCGAAGGGGTGCTTGGGGGACGGCGCCCCGGCCAGCTCGTGGATGCCCTGCTGGATCCCGGCCACGATCTGCCGGGCCTCCTCGGCGGTCGGCGCCGCCGCGATCACCGCGATGATCGGGTCGGGCCACGGCAGCGCCCGCACGCTGGTCGGGTACGCCCGCACCCCGGACTTCCACAGCCGCTCGAACACCGGCCGGATGTGGTCCTCGTACGTGGTCCCGTCCGCGACCGGCATCATGAAGTGCGCGGAC from Actinacidiphila sp. DG2A-62 includes:
- a CDS encoding ABC transporter ATP-binding protein, with product MLTRRAGAPLIALDVFVNVLLGALPVVFVVAAAVVLGRVPAAVDGGLGSHAWDSLLHAFFVAAGAFIGQQIVAPVRESVGELVARQVDGRVIDDVMAAATSTTGVGPLEDPRVIEDLRTAARELETWVQSPGQACAGQLALLGRYTQLAGYAGVVGAVFSWLAAAGLVVAVMLFRYGLRGGLRKYADVRFQLDGAELKNDYLRALTIDAEAAKEIRVFGLIDWLRELWRRNYLEWLEPLWAARRRIYLWPFVWFTAWGMAVTASVMALVGHAAADSGSDLTLTDFVMVITAALSALSLGEFYRESDLPTAVGMHAYDAVRRFFSGMAGGEPDAARTVEDSRGAAQDGADTEVPEPTGTIRFDKVSFHYPGQQRMILDELDLTLPIGRCTALVGVNGAGKTTLVKLLARLHEPTSGAILLDGVDIRTYPVEAWRAKLGVIFQDFARYEVSAADNVAFGSVAHVDDREGVRAVIEAVGLDEVLDGLPRGMDTPLARHLDGGADLSGGQWQRIALARALFALRHGSPVLVLDEPTASLDVRAEAGFFKEFTDIARGATTLLISHRFSTVRQADLIVVLENGKVTEHGSHEELLAAEGRYAHLFRLQADRFTDSGDDPEGGADGAPAQNEETVERAL
- a CDS encoding NADP-dependent oxidoreductase is translated as MRRSREVHLVSRPTGKLPAPGDTKMVEVPVPAPRPGQVVVRNLFMSIDPGLLLRMNDLSKVDIPDYQPGEPMWCDAIGEVVETADDGLDVGDIVWHRFGFRDYAVEAAAEFRRVDPDRYPSLTHHLCFGLTAYVGTHVAQIQQGDTFWVSSAAGGVGTMAGQIARLRGATRVIGSAGTPEKAAYLRDTLGFDVAFDYHDGIRQHLDGLDVYFDNVGGSHLEAAIDALKPHGRIVMGGGMQEIRTGVPRGPANILAVIGKRLSLLGFYTFDHTDLFPEFDEQFPRWVRSGEVVVAETIVDGLENGVTAAVNLLNGVYTGKVVLRI